The Longimicrobium sp. DNA segment CAGCCGCGACTTGGCCTCCAGAACGCGCCGCGCGGACTCGTCGATCCGCGCCTCGGTGATGCGGCCCTCGCGCACCGCGCGCTCCACCGCGTCCAGCACGCCGGGGATGTCCTCGGGCTGCAGCAGGATGTCGGCGCCGGACTGGATGGCGCGCACGGCCGCATCGCCCTGCCCGTAGCGGCTGGTGAGCCCGCGCATGTTGAACGCATCGGTGGAGACGAGGCCGCGGAACCCCATCTCCCCCCGCAGGATGGCCCCCGTCACCTTCGGCGAGATGGAGGCCGGCACCGCGTCGCCCGCCACGTTGGGAAGGGCGATGTGGCCCACCAGCATCCCGTCCATCCCGGCGGCGATGGCGGTGCGGAAGGGGGGGAGGTCGACCGCGTCCAGCCGCGCGCGGGTGGCGTCCACCTGCGGCAGCGCCATGTGCGAGTCGGTGTGCGTGTCGCCGTGCCCGGGAAAGTGCTTTCCCATCGCCAGCATCCCGCCGGCGTGCACCCCGCGCACGTAGTCGGCGGCGAAGCGGCCCACGCTGGCCGGGTCCTCGCCGAAGGAGCGGGTGTTGATGATGGGGTTCTGCGGATTGGAGTTCACGTCCAGCACGGGCGACAGCGTGAGCCCGATGCCCACCGCCCGCCCCTCCAGCCCGATCACGCGCCCGACGGCAAAGGCGAGCGAGTCCGAGCCGGTCGCCGCGAGCCCCATCACCGGCGGGAAGTCGGTGCCCGAGCCGGTGAGGCGCATCCCCGGCCCGCTCTCCAGGTCGGTGACCATCAGCAGCGGCACGCGGGCGCGGCGCTGCAGCGCGTTCATCTTTCCCGCCAGCTCCGCCGGGGTGCCGGTGGAGATGATGAAGCCGCCCACGCGGTCGCGCTCCACCCAGCGCACCGCCGCGGGCATGTCGCCCTGCGCCTCGCCGGCGTAACGCCCGCTGATCCACGCCAGCACCATCTGCCCCGCCTTCTCGCGCAGCGTGAGCGACCGCAGCGTGCGGTCGACCCATGCCTGGTCGACGGGCGCGAGAGTGGAGTAGCCCGGCGGCGGGGCGTCGGCCGGCTTCACGGCGATGGCGGCGGTTTCCGCGCGCGCGAGCATGGGCGCCGGCACGGGCTCGCGCGCGCCGGAGCACGCGGCGAGCACGGCGGCCAGGATCAGGATGCGCGGCGGAATGGGCACGTGTTCACTGAACGGGTTGAGCGGAGAAACTGAACGTCCATCGAACATCCCGTCAAACGCGGTGCCACCGCCCTCCGCGACGCCCGTGCGCGCAAGTCGTTACGGCACATGGGGACGGAAGATCAGGGGCGGAGATTCGCCCGCGGAACGGGACGTGTAGGAGATGCGGGGCGACGACTGAGGACGAGCGGCGGCGCGGGATGCGAGGTGATGCCGGCGCGGAACGACGGACGACGGTGCACGCCTGGCGCCGCGGCCCTCTCCCCCCGCCCCCTCCCCCAAAACTGCCTGGGTGTGGGGGAGACCTAATCCCGAGGAGAGGCTTCGGCTTGGGGTGGAGGCATCTTGCCCGCCTGGGTGGCCCCCTCCCCGGCCCCGACATTCCGAATCACCATCACCGCAGATCGAATCACCCTGATGCCATCCGATCCAATCCCCACCCTCCAGCTCTCCCCCGAGGAGATGCGCGCGCTCGGCTACCGCGTCGTGGACATGATCGTGGACGAGGTCGCGCATCTGCACGAGCGGCCGGTGGCGGGCGGGGCGCCGCGCGCGGAGATGGAGGCCCGGCTGCGCGAGCCGGCGCCCGCCGCGGGCGTGGGCTGGGAGGCGGCGCTGGAGCGGGCGCGGCGCGACGTGCTGGGGCCCATGTCGCCGCCCGCGCACCCCCGCTTCTTCGCGTACGTCCCCTCGCCCGGCAACTTCGTGGGGGCGATGGCGGACGCGCTGGCGAGCGGCTTCAACCCGTTCGCCGGGGCGTGGGCGACGGCCGCCGGCGCCGCCGAGTGCGAGCTGGTGACGGTGGACTGGCTGCGGGAGGCGTGCGGGCTGCCCCAGGGCGCGGGCGGCGCGTTCGTCAGCGGCGGGTCGATGGCGAACCTGACCGCGCTCGCGGTCGCCCGGCACCGGCGGTTCGGCACGGGCGGCTTCGCCGGCGCGGTGATCTACGCGTCGGACCAGACGCATTCCTCCATCGCCCGCGGCGCGCGGGTGCTGGGGTTCGAGCCCGGCCAGCTTCGCCTCCTCCCGTCCACCGCCGACTTCCGCCTCGACGTCCGTGCGCTGGCCGTCGCCATCGGCGCGGATGCGCGCGCCGGGCGGACGCCCTTCGCCGTGGTCGCCAACGCGGGGACCACCAACACCGGCGCCGTCGATCCGCTCCCCGAGATCGCCCGCATCTGCCGCGAGGCGGGGGTGTGGATGCACGTCGATGGCGCGTACGGGGCGGCCGCGGCGCTCACCGGAGCCGGGCGCGCGCTCCTGGCCGGGCTGGGCGAGGCGGACTCCATCTCCATGGACCCGCACAAGTGGCTCTTCCAGCCCTTCGAGTGCGGCGCCGTGCTGGTCCGCGACGCGCGGGCGCTGCGCGACACCTTCCGCGAGGTCCCCGAGTACCTCAGGGACAGCGACGTCTCGGCCGAGGAGGTGAACTTCCGCGACTGGGGCGTGCAGCTCACCCGCGGCTTCCGCGCGTTCAAGCTCTGGCTCTCCATCCAGACGTTCGGGATGGACGCCTTCCGCGCCGCCATCGACTGGGGGATCCGCCAGGCCGAGATCGCCGAGGAGGAGCTGCGGTCGTCGGACGATTGGGAGATCCTGACGCCGGCGCGGCTCGGCATCGTCACCTTCCGCTGGCGCGGGGTGGAGATGGAGCCCGCGGCCGGCGACGACCTGCAGCGCCGCGCCACCGCCGCCATGACGCGCAGCGGCTGGGCGATGCTGAGCACCACCGAGCTGCGTGGCCGCGCGGCGCTGCGCCTGTGCACCATCAACCCGCGCACCACGGAGGACGACGTGCGCGAGACCGTCCGCCGCCTGGGCCGCATCGCCCGCGAGCTCGCGGAGGGCTGACGGTCAGAATCCCCCCGCCCTCTCCCGTTCCACCCCGCCCACCCCCCACACGCCCATGACGATGCGCAG contains these protein-coding regions:
- a CDS encoding glycoside hydrolase family 3 protein; its protein translation is MPIPPRILILAAVLAACSGAREPVPAPMLARAETAAIAVKPADAPPPGYSTLAPVDQAWVDRTLRSLTLREKAGQMVLAWISGRYAGEAQGDMPAAVRWVERDRVGGFIISTGTPAELAGKMNALQRRARVPLLMVTDLESGPGMRLTGSGTDFPPVMGLAATGSDSLAFAVGRVIGLEGRAVGIGLTLSPVLDVNSNPQNPIINTRSFGEDPASVGRFAADYVRGVHAGGMLAMGKHFPGHGDTHTDSHMALPQVDATRARLDAVDLPPFRTAIAAGMDGMLVGHIALPNVAGDAVPASISPKVTGAILRGEMGFRGLVSTDAFNMRGLTSRYGQGDAAVRAIQSGADILLQPEDIPGVLDAVERAVREGRITEARIDESARRVLEAKSRLRLQAGRLADPAAMGRTVGSIEHRRLAAEVARRSITLVRDARGLVPFAAGARRILSITYAGGGSTTGAVFNATLAGGGRTVTAARIGGAPGAAELASLRAQAEGADVVVVSAYVNPVQYRGSVQAGGGFSDFVESLARAGRPVVVVSFGSPYLLSAFPSIPAYLLAWGPEAVCQEAAARALLGQAPIGGRLPVSLTAEVRRGTGIMRPAASR
- a CDS encoding pyridoxal phosphate-dependent decarboxylase family protein; translated protein: MPSDPIPTLQLSPEEMRALGYRVVDMIVDEVAHLHERPVAGGAPRAEMEARLREPAPAAGVGWEAALERARRDVLGPMSPPAHPRFFAYVPSPGNFVGAMADALASGFNPFAGAWATAAGAAECELVTVDWLREACGLPQGAGGAFVSGGSMANLTALAVARHRRFGTGGFAGAVIYASDQTHSSIARGARVLGFEPGQLRLLPSTADFRLDVRALAVAIGADARAGRTPFAVVANAGTTNTGAVDPLPEIARICREAGVWMHVDGAYGAAAALTGAGRALLAGLGEADSISMDPHKWLFQPFECGAVLVRDARALRDTFREVPEYLRDSDVSAEEVNFRDWGVQLTRGFRAFKLWLSIQTFGMDAFRAAIDWGIRQAEIAEEELRSSDDWEILTPARLGIVTFRWRGVEMEPAAGDDLQRRATAAMTRSGWAMLSTTELRGRAALRLCTINPRTTEDDVRETVRRLGRIARELAEG